One genomic window of Citrobacter sp. Marseille-Q6884 includes the following:
- the ispU gene encoding (2E,6E)-farnesyl-diphosphate-specific ditrans,polycis-undecaprenyl-diphosphate synthase — MLSATQPLSENLPAHGCRHVAIIMDGNGRWAKKQGKIRAFGHKAGAKSVRRAVSFAANNGIDALTLYAFSSENWNRPAQEVSALMELFVWALDSEVKNLHRHNVRLRIIGDISRFNSRLQERIRKSEALTAQNTGLTLNIAANYGGRWDIVQGVRQLAQQVQEGLLRPEQIDEEMLNQQICMHELAPVDLVIRTGGEHRISNFLLWQIAYAELYFTDVLWPDFDEQDFEGALHAFANRERRFGGTEPGDEKA, encoded by the coding sequence ATGTTGTCAGCAACTCAACCATTAAGCGAAAATTTGCCAGCACATGGCTGTCGCCATGTAGCCATTATTATGGATGGCAATGGCCGCTGGGCGAAAAAGCAAGGGAAGATCCGTGCCTTTGGGCACAAGGCCGGAGCAAAATCCGTCCGCAGAGCGGTCTCTTTTGCTGCCAATAACGGTATTGACGCGTTAACGCTGTATGCCTTTAGCAGTGAGAACTGGAACCGACCTGCGCAGGAAGTGAGCGCGTTAATGGAACTGTTCGTGTGGGCGCTTGATAGCGAAGTAAAAAACCTGCACCGCCATAACGTTCGTCTGCGCATTATCGGGGATATCAGTCGATTTAACTCACGTTTGCAAGAACGGATTCGTAAATCAGAAGCGCTTACCGCCCAGAACACCGGGTTAACGCTGAATATTGCTGCGAATTACGGTGGACGGTGGGATATTGTCCAGGGAGTCAGACAACTGGCACAACAGGTGCAGGAAGGTCTGCTGCGTCCTGAGCAAATTGATGAAGAGATGCTTAATCAGCAAATTTGCATGCATGAGCTGGCTCCTGTGGATTTAGTGATAAGGACTGGGGGAGAGCATCGCATTAGTAATTTTCTTCTGTGGCAAATTGCCTATGCCGAACTTTACTTTACGGATGTTCTTTGGCCCGATTTCGATGAACAAGACTTTGAAGGTGCGCTGCATGCCTTTGCTAATCGAGAGCGTCGTTTCGGCGGCACCGAGCCCGGTGATGAAAAAGCCTGA
- the rseP gene encoding sigma E protease regulator RseP gives MLSILWNLAAFIVALGVLITVHEFGHFWVARRCGVRVERFSIGFGKALWRRTDKLGTEYVIALIPLGGYVKMLDERAEPVVPELRHQAFNNKTVGQRAAIIAAGPIANFLFAIFAYWLVFIIGVPGVRPVVGEITPNSIAAQAQIQPGTELKAVDGIETPDWDTVRLQLVSKIGDEHTIISVAPFGSNQRQEKTLDLRHWAFEPDKEDPVSSLGIRPRGPQIEPVLSEVQVNSAASKAGLQAGDRIVKVNGQPLTEWATFVTQVRENPDKPLALEIERQGSSLSLTLTPDSKPGNGKAEGFAGVVPKVIPLPDEYKTVRQYGPFSAILEASDKTWQLMKLTVSMLGKLITGDVKLNNLSGPISIAQGAGMSAEFGVIYYLMFLALISVNLGIINLFPLPVLDGGHLLFLAIEKLKGGPVSERVQDFSYRIGSILLVLLMGLALFNDFSRL, from the coding sequence ATGCTGAGTATTCTCTGGAATCTGGCTGCATTCATTGTTGCACTTGGTGTGCTTATCACCGTGCATGAATTTGGCCATTTCTGGGTTGCGCGGCGCTGCGGAGTTCGCGTTGAGCGCTTTTCCATTGGTTTTGGAAAAGCGCTTTGGCGTCGTACCGACAAACTGGGTACTGAATACGTCATCGCCCTGATCCCCCTCGGCGGCTACGTCAAGATGCTGGATGAGCGTGCAGAACCGGTTGTACCGGAGCTGCGCCACCAGGCCTTCAACAACAAAACAGTGGGACAACGCGCAGCCATTATTGCCGCGGGTCCGATTGCTAACTTTCTCTTCGCAATCTTTGCTTATTGGCTGGTGTTTATCATCGGCGTCCCTGGCGTTCGTCCGGTTGTTGGTGAAATAACACCCAACTCGATTGCCGCACAGGCGCAAATTCAGCCAGGTACGGAACTAAAAGCGGTTGATGGTATCGAAACCCCTGATTGGGATACAGTGCGATTGCAGCTGGTTTCCAAAATTGGCGATGAGCACACGATCATCAGCGTGGCACCGTTTGGCAGTAACCAGCGGCAAGAGAAAACGTTGGATCTACGCCACTGGGCATTTGAGCCAGATAAAGAGGATCCGGTCTCGAGTTTAGGGATTCGTCCGCGTGGTCCACAGATTGAACCGGTGCTGTCAGAAGTGCAGGTTAATTCCGCTGCAAGCAAGGCGGGTTTGCAAGCTGGCGACAGGATCGTTAAAGTCAATGGTCAGCCGCTGACGGAATGGGCGACATTCGTGACGCAGGTGCGCGAAAACCCAGATAAACCGTTAGCGCTAGAAATTGAAAGGCAGGGGAGTTCCTTGTCTTTGACGTTAACCCCGGACTCAAAACCGGGTAACGGAAAGGCCGAAGGTTTTGCGGGCGTTGTGCCTAAAGTGATTCCTCTGCCTGATGAGTATAAGACTGTACGCCAGTATGGGCCATTCAGCGCCATCCTCGAAGCCTCGGATAAAACGTGGCAGTTGATGAAGTTGACGGTCAGTATGCTGGGAAAATTGATTACCGGTGATGTAAAACTGAACAACCTCAGTGGGCCGATTTCTATCGCTCAGGGGGCTGGGATGTCAGCGGAATTTGGGGTTATTTATTACCTGATGTTCCTTGCGCTTATCAGCGTGAACTTAGGGATAATCAACCTGTTTCCGTTGCCCGTTCTTGACGGGGGGCATCTGCTGTTCCTGGCGATTGAAAAGCTGAAGGGCGGTCCGGTATCCGAGCGGGTTCAAGACTTTAGTTATCGCATTGGCTCTATCTTGCTGGTGTTGTTAATGGGGCTTGCACTTTTCAATGATTTCTCTCGGTTGTAA
- the cdsA gene encoding phosphatidate cytidylyltransferase, whose product MLKYRLISAFVLIPVVIAALFLLPPVGFAIVTLVVCMLAAWEWGQLSGFATRTQRVWLAVLCGLLLALMLFLLPEYHRDIHQPLVEVSLWASLGWWAVALLLVLFYPGSATVWRNSKTLRIIFGVLTIVPFFWGMLALRAWHYDENHYSGAIWLLYVMILVWGADSGAYMFGKLFGKHKLAPKVSPGKTWQGFIGGLATAAVISWGYGMWANLDVAPVTLLICSIVAALASVLGDLTESMFKREAGIKDSGHLIPGHGGILDRIDSLTAAVPVFACLLLLVFRTL is encoded by the coding sequence TTGCTGAAGTATCGCCTGATTTCTGCTTTTGTTTTAATACCCGTTGTCATCGCGGCTCTGTTTTTGTTGCCTCCGGTGGGGTTCGCCATTGTTACGCTGGTCGTTTGTATGTTGGCCGCCTGGGAATGGGGACAGTTAAGCGGTTTTGCCACGCGTACACAGAGAGTCTGGCTGGCGGTTCTGTGCGGGCTATTGCTGGCACTGATGCTGTTTTTGCTGCCTGAATATCATCGCGATATTCATCAGCCGCTTGTTGAGGTGTCGCTTTGGGCTTCACTGGGCTGGTGGGCTGTGGCGTTATTACTGGTGTTATTTTACCCCGGTTCAGCGACAGTCTGGCGTAATTCCAAAACATTACGCATAATTTTCGGCGTATTAACCATTGTTCCCTTCTTTTGGGGAATGCTGGCGCTGCGTGCCTGGCACTATGATGAGAATCATTATAGTGGCGCGATATGGCTGCTCTATGTCATGATCCTCGTTTGGGGAGCGGACTCCGGGGCGTATATGTTTGGTAAATTGTTTGGCAAACATAAACTGGCGCCGAAGGTTTCTCCGGGTAAAACCTGGCAAGGTTTTATTGGCGGACTTGCTACTGCTGCTGTGATCTCATGGGGTTATGGCATGTGGGCAAATCTTGATGTTGCGCCTGTCACCTTACTCATTTGCTCTATTGTGGCAGCCCTGGCCTCCGTGCTGGGTGACTTGACTGAGAGTATGTTTAAGCGTGAAGCAGGTATTAAGGACAGTGGTCATTTAATTCCAGGGCACGGTGGTATTCTGGATCGTATTGATAGCCTGACGGCTGCGGTACCGGTCTTTGCTTGCCTGCTGTTACTGGTATTCAGGACGCTCTAA